CCGCCGTGTCGGCCTACGGCGTCGGGCTCTACGTCTACAAGAAGCTCGATGCCGGCAAGCCGGCGTCGTGGGGCAACTCCGGTCCGCAGCGACTCGTGCTGCAGGATGTCGACAACCCGAGCAAGGCCGCCAACGGCTACTGGACGGTCATCGACGCCGCCGCACTGCCGAGCGACGTCTGCGGTTCGGGCTGGGCCGTGCAGCAGGACAAGGTGCAGATCTCGGGAGACTTCGCGTTCCCGCCGACCATCACACCCCCGGTCGACAACATCGGCTGGCCGCCGATCTACGACGCCAAGCACCAGGAGCTCTCGAGCCTCGTGACCGTCCCGGCGTGCGCCGGCGCCGAGGCGAGCGTCTCGGTGCTCCCGGCCAGCTGCACGGCACCCGAGCGACTCGTGCTCGGCACCGCGGTGCATGCGGTGTGGGGTGCCGTGGATCGCAGTGCCGGCCCGGGCGACTATCACGTCACCGCGACCGCGGAGTCCGGCTACTCCTTCGCGGGCGGCGCGACGAGCAAGAGCTTCGTCGGAACGCTCGCGGGAGCCCTGCCGTCGAGCAACCCCGCCTGCGGCACGCCGGCCAGCTGCATCCCGACCTCGTCGGTGAGCTACAGCTACGACCCCGCGACCAACAGCGGTGTGATCACCGTGCCGAGCCCCGCGAACTCCACCGGCAAGCTCTGCCAGAGCTTCTGGGTGACGGCGGCGAGCTGGAAGTACCTCGGCACCAACACCTGGGCGCAGAAGGTCGATCAGGTGCAGAAGCTCGGCGAGATCTCCACGCCCGGCAGCTACCCCTACGGGATCGGCGTGGTCTGCGGCCAGGGCGACATCTACGCCTCGTACAACCCGAACGCGAAGACGCTCGACCCGGGCCCGTACCTCTACGGACCGAGCAACCCGTTCACCGAGAACTTCCTGCACGAGATGGGATTCAGCGGCCCGACGCCCACCTATACGACGACGGGCGTCGGCTGCAACACGGTGAGCGCGGAGCCCTCGAGTACGCCGCCGAGCTGCAGCGCTCCCGGGCAGTACACGCTCCCCGAGGTGGAGCACGTCAGCTGGAAGGTCAACGGCGTCGATGTCGAGCCGGGCGTCTACACCGTGACGGCCGGCGGATCGGTGACGGTCGTCGCGACCGCCGACGAGTCCTGGGTGCTGCCGAGCGGTGCGCAGGACGCGGCGACCCACCAGTGGAGTTTCAGCTGGACGTTGAGCTTCCCCGCCCCGGAGAACTGCCGGCAGGCGACGCTCACCGGAGGGGTCGCCGCGGTCTGCGAGAACGATGTCCCGATGATCCTCTACTGGGTGACGCTGACCGACCCCGACCACCAGTCGACCGGGAACACGGCCACCTTGAGCCTCTCCCGTGGTGCCGACAGCTACAGCTTCCCCGCGCTCGGCACGATCGTCGACGGCCAGACGCTGTCCGGCTCGCTCATGTGGGTCGGAGCCTCCGCGGCGGACGTCGACGGTGACGGCGTGGCGGAGGGCACCGGATGGCCGGGCTGGGAGTTCGTCGACGGCGCCTGGCAGGAGACGCCCGGTAACTACGGCTGGACCCGCGACGGCGTGACCGCGACGATCTCGGTCAACCCGCACGTGTCGGTCGAGCTCCAGTACCCGCCGGGGAACCCCGAGTGCGTGCCCGGTCCGCGTGAGGTGACGCCGACGCTCAGCTCGGTGAACCCGGACTGCGCGGCGAATGTCGGCGGCAGCTTCACCCTGCCGGAGATCGAGGGCATCGTCTGGAAGGTTGACGGCGTCGTCACCGCTCCGGGCAGCTACCCGGGCGGCGGCACGGGCACGAAGCTCGTGACGGCGGAGCTCGACCAGTCCGGCGGGGCGGTCGTGTTCGCCCCGAATGCGCAGACCAGTTGGCGTCTCGACTTCACCGCACCGAGCAGCTGCCTCACGCTCGACGGCTCCACCGCGACGGGCGTCTGCGACGCCGACTCGCCCTGGATCCTCTACACGATCACCCTCAACGACCCGTACGGGCAGGCGAGCGACCGCACGGCGGAGCTCATCATGAGCGACGGCGTCGACAACGTGGAGCGGATCGCACTCGGCACCCTCGGCCCGTCGGGCGTGCTGAGCGGGAAGGTGCTGTGGCCGGGTGCCCACGTGGATCCCGTGACGGGCGCCGCGGACGGCTGGCCGGGCTGGGAGCAGGTGGACGGCGAGTGGGTCACCACGCCCGGCAACTTCGCCTGGACGCGCGGCATCACCGAGGCGACGCTCTCGGTGAACCCGTCGATGACGGTCGCGCTCAGCTACCCGGACGCCACGCCGAGCTGCGTGACCGACCCGCCGCATGACCCGCCGACGCTCGGCGTCTTCCCCACGAACGCGGTGCTCGCCGAGCAGTGCGATGCCGGGCGGGGGGTGCTGACTCTCGGTCAGGTGGACGGGGTGTCGTTCTTCGAGGACGTCAACTACTTCGTCGACGGGGTGGCGGCCACGAGTTCGACGGTGCTCCTCGCCCCGGGCAGCCACGACGTGACGGTCCGCACCAAGCTGCCCACCGACGGCCTCGACGGTCCGAGCGCCTGGCGGGTCGTGGTGACGGGGGGGCAGGTCTGCGGTGAGCTGACCACGCTCGCCCTCACGGGCGCCGACGGCCTCTGGGTGGCGGCGTTGGCCGGGCTGTTCCTCGCGGCGGGCGTCGTGATCGTGGTGGCCAGCCGGGTCCGGACGCGCCGGGCCGAATGAGACCCCGCGTCCCCGTCCGCTGCAGGGGCGGACGGGGGCGCGGCTTCACCCGGATGCCCCGCGCGGCGCGCGCGGATCGTCAGGCGGTCGCCGCGTCGTCGGCCGATCGGAGGCGCGGCGCGACCTCCACGCCGTACACCGCCTCGATGCCGTCGGCGAAGGCGTCCAGACGCCCGTCCGCGGCCAGCCGGCGGGCGCGCTCCGACGGCCCGTGCACGAGCACGCCCGCGAAGTGTCGCAGCGCCGCCTCGATCCGGCCGTCGTCGCCCGTGCGTCGCACCCGCGCGAGCTCGTCCTCGAGCAGCTGCTCGATGTGCTGCCGCAGCGCGACGATCGAGGGGGCGGCGGCGGCGTCCGCCGCGAACTCGGCGACCGCACCCCCGACGAGGGCGTGGGCCGAGTCGGCGAGCTCGGGGAGCGGGGCGTGCAGGGCGAGCAGCTCGAGGTCGAGGAGCTCGACGCCGGGCAGGGCACCGACCGCGGGGTCGACGTTGCGGGGCAGGCCGAGGTCGATCACGAGCAGGCGCCGATCGCCGGCTCCCACGTGCTCGGGCGCCACCGTGTAGCGGGCCGTGCAGGTGATGACGACATCCGCCTGCGCGATCGCGGGCGCGAGCTCCGCCTCCGCCCGCACCCCGTACTTGGTGGCGAACAGCCCGGCGCGCCCCGTCGCGGAGTACACGCGGATGTCGTCGGCGCCGCGCGCCCGCAGCGAGGCGATCGTGGTGGCGGCGTAGCGACCGGTGCCGACCAGCAGCACGCGCGCACGGGACCAGTCGGTGATGCGGGAGGACGCCAGATCGAGGGCGAGTCGGGCGAGCGAACGGTCGGCGCGGCTCAGATCGCCCGCGGAGCGCACGGTGCGTGAGGTGCGTGCCGCCTGCTGGAACAGTCGGTCGAGCGCCGCGGAGGCGGTGCCGGCGCGGCGCGCCTGCTGGGCGGCGCGCTGCACCTGCCCGGCGATCTCCTCCTCGCCGACCACCATCGACTCGAGGCCCGAGGTCACCGCGAACAGGTGGTGCACGGCGTCGTCGCCCGTGTGGGTCGCCGCGCTCGCGCGCAGCAGCTCGGCGTCCTCGGGGGCGTCGACCGCGAGGGCGGCGACCACGGCTTCGGTCGCCATCGCGCCGGCGGCGGGGAGCGGGTCGTCCAGATCGAGGTACGCCTCGAAGCGGTTGCAGGTGGAGAGCACGACGACGCCGCGCACGAAGTCGAGTTCGGCGAGTCGGCGGGTCGCCTCCAGCGCCGGGATCTGGGAGACCCGGTCGAGGAGGGCGAAGTCAGCGTTGGTGTGGTTCGCCGTCAGACAGAACAGCACCCCCTCATGGTATCCGTCCCGGATGGGAGGATGGACGGGTGCCGTCCCCCTTCCTTTCAGCGCTGCGCGGCGACCGCGGCGACGTGACCCCGATCTGGTTCATGCGGCAGGCGGGTCGCTCACTGCCCGAGTATCGCGCCTCGCGGGCCGGCATCGACATGCTCGACGCGTGCCTCACCCCCGAGCTCGCCGCCGAGATCACCCTGCAGCCGGTACGACGGCACGGCGTGGATGCGGCGATCCTGTTCAGCGACATCGTGATCCCCGTGCTCCTCGCCGGGGTTCCGGTGCGGATCGTGCCCGGGCGGGGGCCGGTGCTCGACGAACCGATCCGCACGGCGTCGGACGTGCTGCGGCTGCGTCCGATCGATCCGGACGCGCTCGCGCCGATCGCCGAGGCGGTGCGGCTCGCGGTGGCCGAACTCGGCGACACCCCGCTCATCGCCTTCGGCGGCGCCCCCTTCACCCTCGCCTCCTACCTCGTCGAGGGAGGGCCGTCGAAGGATCAGCTGCGCGCCCGCTCGATGATGTACGCGGACCCGCATGCCTGGGCCGCGCTGCTCAACTGGTGCGCCGACGTGACGGGGGCCTTCCTGCGTGCCCAGGTCGAGGCCGGGGCGGGCGCCGCGCAGCTGTTCGACTCGTGGATCGGATCGCTCTCGCGCCGCGACTACCAGCGCCGGGTCGCCCCGCACTCGAAGCGCGCGCTCGACGCGCTGCGCGGGCTCGACGTGCCGAAGATCCACTTCGGTGTCGGCAGCGGCGAGGTGCTCGACCTGCTGCCGGGGCTCGGGGTGGATGCGGTCGGCGTCGACTGGCGCATCCCCCTCGACGAGGCGAGCGCACGCCTGGGCGGTGGGGTGCCGGTGCAGGGGAACATCGACCCGGCCCTGCTCGCGGCGCCCTGGTCGGTGCTGAGCGCTCACCTCGACGACGTGCTGGACCGGGGTCTCGCGGCCCCCGCGCATGTCGCGAACCTGGGGCACGGCGTTCCCCCGGAGACCGATCCCGGGGTGCTGACCCGCATCGTGGAGCACGTGCATGCCCGACGCTGACGTCGTGGTGGTGGGCGGCGGCATC
The Protaetiibacter larvae DNA segment above includes these coding regions:
- a CDS encoding glutamyl-tRNA reductase, producing the protein MLFCLTANHTNADFALLDRVSQIPALEATRRLAELDFVRGVVVLSTCNRFEAYLDLDDPLPAAGAMATEAVVAALAVDAPEDAELLRASAATHTGDDAVHHLFAVTSGLESMVVGEEEIAGQVQRAAQQARRAGTASAALDRLFQQAARTSRTVRSAGDLSRADRSLARLALDLASSRITDWSRARVLLVGTGRYAATTIASLRARGADDIRVYSATGRAGLFATKYGVRAEAELAPAIAQADVVITCTARYTVAPEHVGAGDRRLLVIDLGLPRNVDPAVGALPGVELLDLELLALHAPLPELADSAHALVGGAVAEFAADAAAAPSIVALRQHIEQLLEDELARVRRTGDDGRIEAALRHFAGVLVHGPSERARRLAADGRLDAFADGIEAVYGVEVAPRLRSADDAATA
- the hemE gene encoding uroporphyrinogen decarboxylase, which produces MRPGWEDGRVPSPFLSALRGDRGDVTPIWFMRQAGRSLPEYRASRAGIDMLDACLTPELAAEITLQPVRRHGVDAAILFSDIVIPVLLAGVPVRIVPGRGPVLDEPIRTASDVLRLRPIDPDALAPIAEAVRLAVAELGDTPLIAFGGAPFTLASYLVEGGPSKDQLRARSMMYADPHAWAALLNWCADVTGAFLRAQVEAGAGAAQLFDSWIGSLSRRDYQRRVAPHSKRALDALRGLDVPKIHFGVGSGEVLDLLPGLGVDAVGVDWRIPLDEASARLGGGVPVQGNIDPALLAAPWSVLSAHLDDVLDRGLAAPAHVANLGHGVPPETDPGVLTRIVEHVHARR